Within Quercus lobata isolate SW786 chromosome 5, ValleyOak3.0 Primary Assembly, whole genome shotgun sequence, the genomic segment ACTTGTGCCATACAACTCAAGACTATCACCATTGCAAGAAAGGAAAGGCCCCATAATCTATCTTGCAGCATAAAGGTGGAAATGATCTAAACGCAACTTGTGATAAATTGAAGGGCTCAACTTCTccatgaagaaacaaagaatcCACGGTTCTTTGGAACAAGAATTTCACTCCTTAACAATAATTTGAAAGGAAGTGAATAAGactgaccaaaaaaaaaaaaaaaaaactgttgacAATGATGTGATTGTTGTACATGTTAATTCATGCTTACAAATGCAAACATAGTCATGTACATTGATGAGTCCAAAAAATAATGGCTTTGtcatctatatttatatatatatatatatatatatatatatatatatctataagttgaagcataacatttattattgttacgCTTCAGTTGAGGCACATTAGCGTctaagttattatttttttcttttcttttttcaattttcctataattgtttttaacatttattttttttaatatttatacttCTTCGGCATTTCTCCCCCCTTACATTTTCATCTTCCTACTACCTTCTACATTaatatctttctttctctttcttttcatcttcctttattttagtctttttttattcacaccatcttactataaatttgtgaTTATCTCATCCATTCTGTGCATAGTTTTTCCTCACAAAAaaggtgctctctctctcaatttttcggtgaattttttatttttcttgtatctttgctttaggttgataattttttatattctttaaaactctactttaggttaatgcaatttagttttgttttttaaattgattttttttttgttctttttgattgttaaattgTATCCAATTGTGTTATAACAAactaaatatagcatataaaaatataatattattctattacatagcataatttggataatttggtatttatttatttatttatttatttatttatttttatgttctctttgattgttaaattttatcctattacattataaagaattaaatatagcatataaaaatataatattattttattacatagcatgatttggataatttggtattgtgggtccgagagttctgcaatccggcccaaactctatctgggcccagggcccgtgccgaggaggtatcttactgaagacgaatgatcagtggccgaggtagcaaggggaacggctgaggacttaccctgtcctcggcattccagagcttcaacgggaagaccaacaccatggtgtaggcaatccccaaacagccccctcaaggggatgtgaacggaatggggcccaaagggaagcagggtgtgaaatcggaccaaggaaaatgcatcccctcttcagtaaatgcacctgccaatacccagagctgattaatgagaaaagacgtttggacggtgtaaacttcgatccatgcaactaatagaaagttagacgggacggttgatgggatggatacagaaataagctcctgcctgacctacaagtggagggtcaggatcaaccaagacggactatataataaaaaggaaggtgcaccaatggagaggttgggaaaaatggccaaaaaccagagcctcccagcccacctccaggagaaagactccaggggtgaaggataacttaaacttgtacgaacaccgcgaaaaacccaccgcctgtcgatcaaggcctagccttccaaacccacgctctacaaatgatattgttagggccttttcacgtgcgaacccgacactgttgcggtccgccacgaatcacgtccttacaattggcgctgtctgtgggaaaggcttgtgtgttggtataggaagtgggtcaatagagtttcttcgttatttctaaccgttgattatagagttctagtataaagttctgctagggactacgtttcttgactaggggcttggttgaggagctaactcccttaaagccaaggtcccccgtaaagagcaaactaggcacttggtagcgttaatcgtatggataaactctaggggcttggctgaggagctaactcccctaaagccaagatcccacacaaagagaaaactaggttttggacagaaccaaggcattgcatagtccacggactcaagcctctggggaaaccaactacctggatgtggaaaactaggttttggacagaaccaaggcattgcgtagtccaccggactcaagcctctgggaaaccaactatctggatgtggaaaactaggttttggacagaaccaaggcattgcatagtccaccggcctcaaaaccaactacctggatatggaaaactaggttttacgatagaaccaaggcattgcatagtccacggactcaagcctatgggaaaaccaactacctggatgtggaaaactaggttttggacagaaccaaggcattgcatagtccactggactcaagcctctgggaaacCAACACTGGATGTGAAAAACTAGTTTTGGacgaaccagggcattgcagtCCACGGACCCTCAAGTCTCTGGggaccaactacctggatgtggaaaactaatTTTGGACAAGAATACAGCATAAGCAGTTTACACTTTCAGGGATTTTGTGGGCCGGGTAACTGCACGAAAGCAGATCACGGCGCCAATGGACCAACTCTACGGGCGATACTCTGCATAGTCCAGACTCCAAGCCCTctggaaaaccaactacctggatgtggaaaactaggttttgaacagaaccaaggcattgcatagtcctcggactcaagcctatgggaaaaccaactacctagatgtggaaaactaggttttgaacagaaccaaggcattgcatagttctcggactcaagcctatgggaaaaccaaccacctggatgtggaaaactaggttttggacagaaccaaggcattttTGCATAgtcccggactcaagcctctggggaaaccaactacctggatgtggaaaactaggttttggacagaaccaaggcattgcatagtccacggactcaagcctatgggaaaaccaactacctggatgtggaaaactaggttttggacagaaccaaggcattgcatagtcctcggactcaagcctatgggaaaaccaactacctggatgtggaaaactaggttttggacagaaccaaggcattgcatagtcctcggactcaagcctatgggaaaaccaactacctggatgtggaaaactattttggacagaaccaaggcattgcatagtcctcggactcaagcctctggggaaaccaactacctggatgtggaaaactaggttttggacagaaccaaggcattgcatggtcctcggactcaagcctatggggaaaccaactactcggatgAAGAAATTGCGATTAGCAATACTTAGCTACTATGCGTGATGTCGAAAATGGTGCCTATATCTTCGTAAAACGAAGGTCAGAAATGAGTCTAAAGCCTCTGTGGGTGCAAATAAATTAGGGTTTGGGGAGcatgatgataaatgtattgcatgcataaatatttgtacatgttaaaatgaatCAGCGCAGAACTCATAAACAAATAGTACGTATCCACAAGGGCGGCTAACGATGTaaccagaaggaaaaaggaaaaacacgatttcatatatacatgttcaaatgcttgcaaatcatcaataaactaGGAAGTTTGtgaaataagaagaaacaagTTGATCGTTCAAATAGAAACGAGTACAAAAGCCAAGCCAAGACTcctacttttctgcttttttgtcgGTCACGTCCCGAGAGGAGGGAGCAGATTCAGCTTCGATGCCTGGAAGGatggtcccttctggggaaggctgaacagggccAGCACTGGTACTCTGAGGAACCACAGCAAGGGGGGTGGCCTGTGGCGGCTGTGCAAGTATGGTTGGCTCCTCTGTATTAGGcacctgaatgccaaccacgggctcagcaacctctttaggtgcctcagAATCCGTGTGCTGGGATATCACTgtcacatcctgaagttctccttctttgggcgccttgctagAAGAACCGCTGGCCTGCAAGTCTTCCAACAGGGTGATCTCTTCCTCGGGTTGATCACGCGTAGCCGCGGGGCTGGTCGAAGTGGCCTCGCGGATGGCTGCCGGGtagaatatgctctccgccttccacaaatcagatgacgcatccaccccagctcgcttcaatgcttcctcccaaacctgggagcaataaaacctacacactccaggaatctgcgccttaagggtggcctgggtttcggctactcccatgttgtaaccatCGTCCTCGAccgtattcttggcagcctctgcctcattcctggcaaactcggcctcctgctttgcccttacggcttcatcacgggcatattctgccactcctttctcatgcagagccgcggccagctgcttatttaaatcctcgatcagATCTCTGGCTATTCGCAGCTAGTCCTCGGCTTCAATTGCGCGCTtggtttggtccttggcctgtttttgggcactagcaaggcccgccgagacgttatccctctcgcgggtagtcattgttaagtcatccttgactttggcaagttcctTTTCAGAAGTTTCGAGAGTCTTTGAGGCCATTATGCgcttcttgcgttcgttctcggccaccttactcctgtcatgcacttcttcctccatcctataggttgcctggagagcctgtcaagaaagatgaacgtGTAGTGAGTGACAAACCGGTGACGAGAGTTAGTAAagtgttaggtttcaagaaatcttaccatgcccaagtatctcttagtactgagaaaaacctcctgcatcctcattctcttcagctcatccatgtcattagggagtagcatggttctccctaatgcatccGCCACGTATccaccctcgccgtctccaaggtccctcagagaggcagtttccagtaatggacccccgtgaagcattgggacAGGAAGCCAGGCGCTCGGTAGGGATTGGGAATCAATTCCTTTCCCTTTGCCTTGAGAGGTTTGAACTGCGGGTCCTTTGCCTTTGCCTTGGGGTCcgatcttcagttgttttgtgcgcggagtctcatccttctccttaggaggttgggattttccctcgtccacGATGTCCTTGCctttggggctcctctttctcttggaatcagcACCTTCGGGTCGAGGAGACCGAACTGGTTGGGAGGAGGTGGGAGGTTCGGGGCGGGTGGATTGTGGCtgggacttggtggaggatgacctggtttggattgtaaggggtcgaggtggtggaggaggagcattgggttgtggtgcctcctgggtatccttccctggttggtcatcgaggagttggagaaggggggttaaaggtattcttttgactcccatctcggcttgagaagaggtgctTATTAATGataattccgcctcggacaaggctgggtcacctaggtcaccaggagggtcctcggattggtagactaagtcaaataccccgaacccttcctccggctgatctggctcaccttcgtcctctgctgctTGATGAGATGAAGAGGGGCCCACCAGGGGGATGTTCttggggacagctggctcctgcgagattaaaaatcccttctctaccacggtaatttttggaagccaaggacggcgggcactGATCACATGCTTCGCGTCCCCGAATGACTTCTGAACCGaagggtaccctagtattttgtgagttgcacggacttggccatcactgtcattcacaaaaaccgccgcttgtaaaacggtctccaagtctgcccgattgactaaatgaaaatgccgtTTATAGGCGCGTTCATctacaaaagcaacaaacatatatgcataGTTAGTTATCGAAGGACGTTAGGTTAGAATGGTTTAAAGGGTTATCCCTCTTCCATTCctaataccccacctggttctccttctactacggggcatggatcgccatcatgccactccccagagacgataaggaaatccttgttcagtcccttgttggaatcagggaggcactggatcaaccgaaccCTATCATCCCTTgacctcatgtagtaggtttttcctttcaatttttggaggttatagcaccagtttacatcatggtgggtcagtcttaaatccatcttctcgtttaaagcgtccacacaacccaaaatcctaagaacgttgccggcgcactgggtaggggctaaacggaaatgcctgaggtaacccctcgtcactGGTCCCATAGagattctcatacctccctctacaaaggcgaggacgggaattacaaccgcgcccgttcccctcttaatgtgccattcccccatcttacagtgctccagacttacgttggggggaatcctataatcaacgatgaacttattcatcgcctcttcagtatcgaccaacttcctcaatctcaatttagcCGCCTTTgtcatttactaaaacaaacctaacccgcgacggaaaagaaagggagccaaagagaaataaactcagaaaagaaaaaacgtgaGTTAAtagaggtagggaacttacataaaaagagaattacgcttcggatgggctatatgtgcttgagatagacttgaatttgggcggaagttcggatgaaccctggatacacgcactaaaactcttaagtacagaactggagagacggatccatctccaaaaaatcttttatactttctagggtaaactgcacgccctttttcccgcccaaagaggccaggagatcaccaccgttcgatttccatcacaccgttgaacgtgggaagcaccaagccgcccgtatttaatgagaccacgtttcgccttccaacggctctaggaacgtgccttgggcaggtgaaaaacctcgggaatcgatagatgacaaggattgataaGCATTAGCAGAtccctgatgtcatcaaaaccctcctatccgtccgaggggacggatagcaggattttgaggggctattgtgggtccgagagttctgcaatccggcccaaactctatctgggcccggggcccgtgccgaggaggtatcttgccgaagacgaatgatcagtggccgaggtagcaaggggaacggctgaggacttaccctgtcctcggcattccagagttTCAAcgggaagaccaacaccatggtgtaggcaatcctcaaacagccccctcaaggggatgtgaacggaatggggcccatagggaagcagggtgtgaaatcggaccaaggaaaatgcgtcccctcttcagtaaatgcacctgccaatacccagagctgattaatgagaaaagacgtttggacggtgtaaacttcgatccatgcaactaatagaaagttagacgggacggttgataggatggatacagaaataagctcctgcctgacctacaagtggagggtcaggatcaaccaagacggactatataataaaaaggaaggtgcaccaatggagaggttgggaaaaatggccaaaaaccagagcctcccagcccacctccaggagaaagactctaggggtgaaggataacttaaacttgtacgaacaccgcgaaaaacccaccgcctgtcgatcaaggcctagccttccaaacccacgctctacaaatgatattgttagggccttttcacgtgcgaacccgacactgttgcggaccgccacgaatcgcgtccttacaggtatttattgtaattttgtatttattctattacacatcattattttttatagtgctcaatttaaaTGTTAACTATGAGACtctactaatttttgtttattttttaatcctttgtaGTGGaaaaagtactcttaatagttgtattagaagtactctataatgccatttatttagagaacagcaaaggttagccaaacaaaaataataagatgggtgacaaattttagcttttgcaattttagtttaattgttattattattttataacaatgcatatatagaaatttaattcttagattctGCTTGACGGGAGTGAAGAGATTACGTTCCCTAGATGAAGCCAACGCTCATAACGAGGTCATCTTGATTGACGAAGAAACCAATCATCACTGACGAGGATAGGAAAATCATTCAATGAAGCCAGCCAGTAACTTGGGCAGTTACAAAGCCAGCCAAGCAGACCGTTGGGAGTCTTTTAAAAGCCCAATTATTGGGCGGGAGGCATTACTAAGAAGGGCATTTACATCACAATGGCTAGCAACTAAAaccacatatataaagccctcacattGTCAACAGAAGGTACATATTCACACTCTAAGAAAGCACCCATGATTATCTTGTTCCTCCATTTTCATTTCACAAACTGCTTTTCTATTCTAACTTTGGAATCATaggcgttgtggcaggcaccacaccggtgaccctcATAGCGGATACATTCGCGCTGACAAGGAGTTCCATCTGCCCACCTCGACTGACGAATTCAcacttcatcagtttggcggCGTCTGTGGGGAGGCGAcatttttaaattcatatttgagAACATAGTTTCCATCAACCTTTTACATTCAGATGGAACCCAATCCAGATTCCGCAGCCTTAGCCCAGCAAGTTCAAGCTCTTGCggccaccattgaagaactcaccaagcaaaaccaggaaatgaagctacGACTCCAACAGGTCCAACAGGCCCAACAGGAAGAGAACAGGTCCAAAAATAACCCGGAGGGAAAAGGGGATAGCCACAGGAGGAGTACCCATCATTGGCCAACCACTCCGGACGAGCAGAATTCAAATCTCCTTTGAgaaatgaggaaggagatggatGAACTGAGGAATGCCATTAAGGAGAAGACGGATCAGAGCATAGATAGGATGGTAAGGGCCATGGATTCGCCTTTCACCACGGCGGTGCTTGAATGCCATGTACCGTCGAAGTATTGGTTACCTCAACTCAAGCCGTTCGACGGACTCAGAGACCCTCAAGATCATCTTAATACCTTCAAGACGACTCTAGGTCTTCAACAGCCACTTGACGAGATACTGTGTTGTTCCTTTCCCACCACTCTCAAAGGAGTTGCAAGGGAATGGTTCAAAAGTTGCCAACTTCGTCCATAGACAACTTCGAGTAGTTGAGCAATGCCTTCTTGTGCCATTTCATAGGGGGGCAACGTCCAGAGAGGCCAGCAAACCACTTACTCACCATTAGACAGGGAGAAAAGGAAACTCTGAGGTCGTACGTCAAACGCTTCACCCGGGAGACTCTGGAGGTGGACGAAGTAgatgacaaggtgcagctgACGACCTTTAAAGCGGGACTGAGGTCTAGAGATCTCATGGCCTCCCTCGCAAAGAATCCACCAAAGACGATGGCAGAAATGCTCCTGAAAGCACAAAAATATATGAATGCTGAAGATGCTTTAGCAGCCATAAACGATGCAGAGAGGCCAGGAGACAAGGCAAAGAAAGAAGACGACCGTAGGGGTCAAAAGAGAGAGTATCCAGACCGTCAGAACAACGATGGGAATAGGAGGAAAGATGATAAAAGTCCTCAGACGGTAAGATTTACTCctttggttatgcctgttgacaaaattttaacgCAGATCAAGGATGAGCATTATCTTAAATGGCCCAGACCATTGCACTCATCCCCCAATGTCCGTGACAAGAACAAGTACTGCCGGTTCCACAAAGATCACGGCCATAACATGAAAGATTGCAGAGACCTAAAGGAGCAGATAGAGGAGTTGATATGGAAAGGGAAATTacagaaatatgtgaagaagtgagAATATAGTAAATTCAGGGACGATAATAAGAACCAGCATAGGTCCTCTTCTCGGGATGATGACCGCCTGTCCCAACCTCCACACAaggtgatcggggagataaGGACGGTTACAGGAGGGCCATTTTCAGGAGGATCATTTAAATCACTCAAGAAGGCATACCAGAGGTAGGTAAATAGTGTCCATACCATACCTCCGTCTAAGCAATGACGAACAGAACGAGACATGTCCTTCAATGAAAGAGACGCCAGGGGAGTGAAGCAGCCCCACAATGATCCATTGGTCATAATACTGAATATAGAAGGATTCAATACCAAGAGGATCCTCGTCGACAACGGCAACTCTGCAGACATCATCTACCTCCCTGCCTTCCAGCAGTTGAGGCTAGATCCAAGGAGACTGCACCCATTTGACTCTCCCCTCGTCAGTTTCAGCAGAGATAGAGTATACCTCAAGGGCATAGTGACATTGACAGTGACGGTGGGGGCCTACCCAGTGCAGTTGACCCGTCAACTAGACTTCCTAGTGGTGGACTGCCCctcatcctacaatgtcatcattggcAGGCCCACACTCAACAAATGGAAAGTAGCCACGTCCacctactgtttgaaggtgaaattcccaacagaTAACGGTGTCGGCGAAGTAAAAGGAAATCAAGTCCTAGCCAGAGAATGTTATCAAGCCGTCCTGGCTGCAAAAGAGAACCACACATGGATGATCGAAGAGAAGGACGAAGACAAAATAGAAGCCTTGAAAATAGTGGAATTGGCTGAAGGAGAAGCGAAAAGGACAACAAAGATAGGGACTACGCTAAGCCTTGAGATGAGAACAAGGCTTATCCAATTCCTTAAGGAGAATATAGATGTCTTCGTATGGAGCCACGAGGACATGCTGGGCATAGCTCCAAAAGTCATCCAGCATCAGTTGAATGTGGATTCGGAGCGGAAACCCGTCCAACAAAAAAGGAGAGTCTTCGCCTCAGAACGAGATCAAGTAGTTACAGATGAAGTTACCAAACTATTGGCAGCAGGGTTCATCCAGGAAGTGTACTATCCTGAATGGCTCGCAAACGTCGTCCTAGTGAAGAAAGCAAGtggaaaatggaggatgtgtgtaaacttcacagacctgaacaaggcgtgcccaaatGATAGCTTCCCTCTACTGAGAATAGATCAACTTATGGACTCTACAGCCGAGCATAAGTTACTGACGTTCATGGAAGCTTTTTTGGGATATAACCAAATAAGGATGTCTGAGGAAGACCAGGAGAAAACTACCTTCATCACAAGTCAAGGACTCTACTGTTACAAGGTCATgccttttggattaaaaaaatgccaGAGCTACATATTAGAGGCtggtgaacaaaatgttcgaGCAACAGATTGGAAGAAACATGGAAGTAtacgtggacgatatgctcgtcaagagtaaggaagagcTCACACATCTAGACGACCTGAAGGAGACATTTGCCACCCTCAAAAAATACCAGATGAGGTTGAATCCAAGTAAGTGTTTTTTTGGGGTAGCTTCAGGGAAGTTCCtagattcatggtgtcccaaagaggaatagaagcaaacctAGAGAAAGTGCGAGTTATAATCAATGTGGCGTCATCCAGGATCGTCAAGGAAGTTCAGAAACTCAAAGGAAGGATAGCAGCTTTAAACAGGCTTTCGCCTGGACCAATGAATGTGAAGCAGCGTTCTAGGAACTAAAACGTTACCTGAGTAGTCCACCCCTCTTAAGCCCATCTAAATAAGGGGAAGACCTATACTTATACCTGGCAGTGTCAACTTCAGTAGTGAGTGCAGCCTTGATTATAGAAGAAGGCACAAAGCAGCTCCCAGTTTACTACGTCAGCCAGGCCTTCCAAGGAGCTGAATCCAAGTATCCATGGATTGAAAAGATCGCGTT encodes:
- the LOC115990880 gene encoding uncharacterized protein LOC115990880 encodes the protein MRKEMDELRNAIKEKTDQSIDRMVRAMDSPFTTAVLECHVPSKYWLPQLKPFDGLRDPQDHLNTFKTTLGLQQPLDEILWGQRPERPANHLLTIRQGEKETLRSYVKRFTRETLEVDEVDDKVQLTTFKAGLRSRDLMASLAKNPPKTMAEMLLKAQKYMNAEDALAAINDAERPGDKAKKEDDRRGQKREYPDRQNNDGNRRKDDKSPQTVRFTPLVMPVDKILTQIKDEHYLKWPRPLHSSPNVRDKNKYCRFHKDHGHNMKDCRDLKEQIEELIWKGKLQKYVKK